Part of the Pseudomonas sp. P8_241 genome is shown below.
GGCAGCGTCGGCGTTTGTTGACGGCGCTCAGTCAGCCACTGGCGCAGGCGCTGGCTCGTGCGCAACTGGTCGACGACCTCGAAGCCGCTCGACTGCACGGCGAAACCGAACAATTGCGCAGTGCCTTGCTGGCCTCGGTGTCCCACGATTTGCGCACACCACTGACCTCAATGCGCGGCAGCATCGACAGCCTGTTGGCCCTTGGCGAGGCGATTGGGCTGGAGGACCGCCGCGAATTGCTCGAAGGGACTCGGGATGAAGCCGAGCGCCTGGATCGCTACATTCAAAATCTGCTGGACATGACCCGCCTCGGTCACGGTGCACTGAAACTGTCACGAGACTGGGTGTCGCCGGCCGATATTGTCGGCAGTTCACTCAATCGCCTGCGGGCGGTCTTGTCGTCCTTGCACGTCAGCACGCAGGTGCCCGCCGAGTTACCCCTGTTGTATGTGCATGCGGCGCTGATCGAACAGGCCCTGGTCAACGTGCTGGAAAATGCCGCACGTTTCTCGCCCTCTCGCGGACGTCTGCAGTTGCATGCCGGGGCTGATGACAAGGAGCTGTTTTTTTCGGTCAGTGACGAGGGGCCAGGCATTCCGGAGGCGGAGCGGGCAAAGATTTTCGATATGTTCTATACCGCTGCTCGCGGCGATCGTGGCGGGCATGGCACCGGGCTTGGGTTGGCCATTTGTCAGGGCATGGTCGGTGCCCATGGCGGTCGTATCAGTGTTGCGGACGGCATCGAGGGGCGTGGCACCTGCATCACCTTGCACCTGCCGCTGCAGGCGCAGCCGGGATACGAAAGTGAAGCCTGATCGTGCTTGCGCTACTCTCTTGTCACTTCTATGTGTTGATGTGAATTCATGAGCCAGACCGCGACCATTTTGGTCATCGATGACGAACCGCAAATCCGCAAATTCCTGCGCATCAGCCTCGCTTCCCAAGGTTACAAAGTGCTGGAAGCCGGCACCGGCAGCGAAGGCCTGGCGCAGGCCGCCTTGAACAAACCGGACCTGCTGGTGCTGGACCTTGGTTTGCCGGACATGGACGGCCAACAAGTGCTTAGCGAGTTACGCGAGTGGTCGAAGGTACCGGTACTGGTGCTGTCAGTGCGCGCAAGCGAAGGGCAGAAAGTCGAGGCTCTGGATGGCGGCGCCAATGATTACGTGACCAAACCGTTCGGCATCCAGGAGTTTTTGGCGCGGATTCGTGCGTTATTGCGTCAGGCAACGGTGGGCGAGGCTCAGCAAGCTGCGCTGACCTTCGGCCCGCTGACCGTCGACCTCGCTTATCGGCGCGTATTGCTCGACGGTGTCGAGGTGGCGTTGACCCGAAAGGAATACGCCGTACTGGCGCAACTGGCGCGGCATCCCGGGCGGGTGATCACCCAGCAGCAACTGCTCAAGGACATCTGGGGACCGACCCACACCGAGGACACCCATTACCTGCGGATTGTGGTGGGCCATTTGCGCCAGAAACTGGCGGACGACCCGACCCGGCCTCGGTTTATCGTGACCGAGGCGGGTGTGGGGTATCGATTGTTGAGTGAGGTCAGTCTTTAGTTTTTTTACTGTTTGAGCTGGCCCTATCGGGCATTTCAACCATCGCGCTTCTGCTCATTCTCATACCGATCCAGTGTATCGCGCGCAATCTCGCGCCCCAACGCGATCAATTCCGGTGCCTTGTAGAACTCAAAAAACCGGCACACCCGCTTCGGCACGTTGATCAGGATATCCGGTGGATACCCGGCAATCTTGTACTGCGCCAGCGACGTCTGCATCACCTCGAAACTCTGGTTGATCAGATCCAGCAACGACGCCGGGCCAACGTTGTCGATGATGAATGAACCGGTCGCGGATCGTGGCGCACCAGAGGATTCTGGAGCTGCAGCGGGTTGTTGGGCCTCCGGTTCGGCGGACTCGATCCACGGGTTGAGCTTCGCGCCTTCGGCTCTCAAGGCTTCCTGTTCCAGAATCAACAGTTGTTCGGCCTGTTTGCGCCGGAACGGCAACTTCGAACCCAGTGAGTTGATCAAACTGTCGAAACGCGTTTTGAACGCGGCGGGACGCTGGATCACCGGCAGTTGGTAGTGACGCTGGTTGGTGGAGTTGAGGTTGACCGCGATGATCAAATCACAGTGACTCGATACCACCGGAACGATCGGCAGCGGATTGAGAATGCCGCCGTCGACCAGCATGCGATTGCCTTGCATGACCGGCGTGAACAGGCTCGGAATTGCCGCTGAGGCGCGCATGGCCTGGTGCAGGCAGCCTTCCTGGAACCAGATTTCCTGCTGGTTGGTAAGGTCGGCGGCGACCGCCGTGTAGGGAATGCGCAGGTCTTCGATGTTGATATCACCGACGATCTTGCGAATCTGGCCGAAGACTTTTTCGCCGCGAATCGCCCCCAATCGAAAGCTGACGTCCACCAGGCGCAACACGTCGAGATAGTCCAGGCTCTCGATCCAGTCGCGATAATCATTGAGTTTGCCTGCGGCGTAGATCCCGCCCACCACGGCGCCCATGGAGCAACCGGCGATGCAGGCGATGTCGTAACCGCGCCGTTCAATTTCTTCGATGACACCAATATGCGCATACCCTCGGGCTCCACCCGAGCCCAGCACCAGTGCGACACGCTTTTTCATGAATCGCCCTCGTCTGACCAGATTCAACAATGCACCCATCGAGGGGCGCGCTTCAATCGGCAAAGTCGTTCGAAGCGGTGAAGGCGTCGTTTTTTCGACACTCCATGGCGGCACATGGTTATTCTCGCCGGCGCTATAGTGGGCGAAGCGGACCAACGGCACTTTTTAGGCGCCAGACCGTCTTAACTGCACGATTGTTGACCTATCTTTGAGGTGTGAGTGATGAAAGCCTGGATCTGTATACCGCTGATTGCCCTGGCGCTTGCCGGTTGTGCCGGTAAAACCGCCTACCGCGACAGTTGCGGTAGCCAACTCGATGCCGCTTGGCATGAGTTGGACCTGGCCAAGGCCGAGGGTTTTGCCGGGACTGTCAGCTATTCCAAGGCCTTGTCGCTGTTGACCGCGGCCAAGACCCAACAGCAATTCGAAGGGTTCGAAGGTTGCAGCAAGAAAGCCGAGAAGGCCCGTTTCTATATTCGTGAGTCGCGCGCCGGACGCTAGGACGAGCTGTGCACTGGTTTGTCGGCGATAGAATGTTCAATCACAGTGAGCTCAAGCTCGCCATCGCCGGCAAGCCAGCTCCTACAGTTGGTTAAGGCACTGTTTACGGAGTAACCCATGATCGATCGCTTGGTGGCTCAAGTTCTAGGCCTGGAAGTTCGTCTGCTGGCCTGTCAGGCACGCTTGGATGCCCGTACCGACCCCGAGGCGTTGCATGACCTGCGAACAACGATGCGTCGATTGCGCAGCCTGCTGCGGCCGTTGCGCGGTTTGCCGGGCGTCGAGCAGCTGGAGGAGGCGGCATCGCGGGTGGGTGACCTGACCACGCCGTTGCGGGATCGCGAAGTCATGGCGGCGTACCTGCTTGAGCACGGCCAACCCGAAGCTGGACGCAGACGCATGGCTCAGATGGCTGAGGCGTACCCGGCCGTGGCGAGCAGTATCGAGTTGTCGCAGCTATTGATCGTGCTCGACGCTTTTCCGCGTTTTTTGCGCGCATCCCAACGTCAGGGTTTACTCAAGGGGCTGCGCCAGCACATCGAAAAGCGGCTGGCCAAACAATGGAAAAAGCTCGACAAGGCATTGCACGATCCGGCCCATGACCGGCATCGACTGCGGTTGCTGATCAAGCGCTCGCGCTATGGCATCGATGCCTACCCGGAGCTGAACCGGTTACCGAAAAAAGCCATGCCTCGGTTGAAAGAGGCTCAAGGCGCTTTGGGTGACTGGCACGACTGCGTTCAGTGGCTGGCCCTGGCCGAGCACGAAGCTGACTTGCAACCTTGTGTCGCCGTGTGGAAAGCCACGATGGCCAAGGCCGAAAGCCGCGCCGATAAAGTGCTGGATAAACTCAGCGCTGACTGCTTCAAATCCTGAACCCGATGCATCCCCCTGTAGAAGCGAGCTTGCTCGCGATGGCGGCGGCACATCCAACATCGATGTGACTGACACACTGTTATCGCGAGCAAGCTCGCTCCTGCAGAGAGTGGTGTCCACCACTGTGCGGCTCATCTGTCAGTCAATTTGGCCGGAATGAGTGCTGTATGGCCTCTGACCGATCGTTAATATTCCTTCATCCAATTCCCGCTCCTGAGGTTTTCATGCGTTTTTCCGAATTGCTCGACGCCGTCCGCCGCCAGCCACAGGAACTGTCTATTCCGGCCTCCTGGGCACAGGGGCGGGCCAGTTTCGGTGGCTTGGTGGCGGCGCTTCAATTCGAAGCCATGCGCGCAAAGGTTCCGACGGATCGTGCGGTTCGCTCGCTGGCGATCACCTTCGTGGGCCCGGTCGAGCCTGAAGTCCCCGTCAGCTTTGAAGTCGATGTGTTACGCGAAGGCAAAGCCGTCAGCCAGGTACTGGGCCGAGTGATGCAAAGGGGCCAGGTGGTGACGTTGATCCAGGGCAGCTTCGGCGCCTCGCGCCCATCGGAAGTGGCGGTTAACGCTGAGCGTGCGCCAGAGATGAAGCATTGGGACGAATGCCAGGAGTTGCCGTTTGTCGAAGGCGTTATCCCGGAATTCATGCGGCATTTGGCGATGCGCTGGAGTATCGGCGGACTGCCGTTCAGCGGTAGCACCTCTCGGCAAATGGGCGGATGGGTTCGCTTGCGCGGCGATGAGGCGGAAGAGGCGGTCAGTGAAGCGCACATTCTGGCGCTGGTGGACGCTTGGCCACCTGCTGTATTGCCCTTTTTGAAAAAGCCGGCGATGGGTAGCACGTTGACGTGGACTATCGAGTTCGTGCAGCCCTTGCTGGAACTGAGCGCGCTGGCCTGGTGCAAATATCTGGTAGAAACCGAGTATGCAGCCGACGGTTACGGCCATGCCGCCGCGAAGTTGTGGAGCGCGGACGGTCGGTTGATTGCCATGAGTCGGCAGACCGTGACGGTTTTTGCCTGATCAAGGACGACGGTGGCGCTCACGCCAGGCGCGCCACCAGCCACCGCTCAGGAAAAATCGTGGGAAGGTCAGAAATTGCTCGACCATCAGGCGCGACATCGCGTCTTTGCGATCACTGAACGGCTCGGAGGCTTGCGTCTCAAGGCTGTGGCCGTGACGTTGCAAGCCCAGTGCGGCGATCACACCGATCACGCCGATGGCAACGTTCGCCAGGTTCAGGCCGAACACCCCGGACACAATCAGCACAAACGCCACGATGAACAGCGGCACCGCAATCAGGTGCAACACCAGATTTGTCGGGTGCTGATGATTGTTCGGATACGCGCGCCATTGCCACGCGGGAAGGTTGGGGTGTCGTTTGCCCATGATGCTGATCCTCTATCCATGCTGAACACATGATTGAAGAATAGGCCCGGACATTGCTGGCGGCGAATCAAGGCTGGCTATCGATGTGATAGGGGCCATGGTCAATATTGATGTTGGCGGGCTGATTGCCATCGCGAGCCTGCTCGCGAAGCGCCGTCAAAGCTTGAGCTGACCAATGGCCTTGCTCAGTTCCCCAGCCAAGGCGGCCAGTTCATTACTGGTAGTTGCCGAGCACACAGTCTGTTGCACGGTGTGCTCGGTCACATCCCGAATACTGACCACCGAACGGTTCATTTCTTCGGCGACCTGGCTCTGCTGCTCGGCCGCCACCGCGATTTGCGTATTGCTTTCGCGCATCTGCGCCACCGCGCCGGTGATGTCTGCCAGCGCAGCACCGGCCTCCTGGGCCTGTTGCACGCATTCGTCCGCCTTGAACGAGCTCTCCTGCATGAAGTCAACCGCGTCGCGGGTTCCCGCCTGTAGTGCCGACACCATGAGGGTGATCTCGTCAGTAGACGCCTGAACCCGTTTGGCGAGGTTGCGCACTTCATCGGCCACCACGGCAAAGCCGCGCCCCATCTCACCGGCCCGGGCCGCTTCGATGGCAGCGTTCAGCGCCAGCAAGTTGGTTTGCTCGGCGATGCTATGGATCACGTTCACCACGCTGTTGATCTTCTGGCTGTCCTCGGCCAGGCGCTGGATCATCTCGGCAGTTTGCTGCACCCCGGTGGACAACCCGGCAATCGACTTTTGAACCCGAGTCACCACTTTCTGCCCGCTACCGGCCAGGCTGTCGGCCGATTGCGACAGGTCACGGGTGGCGCCGGCGTGTTGGGCGATGTGATAGACCGTGGCGGTCATTTCGTTGATCGCGGTGGCGGCCTGATCGGTTTCGCTTTGCTGGCCGAGCATGCCTTGGCGCACGTCGTTCATGCTCGATGCCAATCGGGCGGCACCTTCGTCAAGCTGTCGGGCGGTAGTGGCGACCGTGTTGACCACCCGCTGATACCCGGCCTGCATGGCATTGAAGGCATTGGCCATTTGCCCGACTTCATCGTTGCAGGCCAATGGAACGCGGGCCGACAAATCCCCGGTTTTCTCAACGTGCAGCATCACATCTTTCAACGTGTTGAGTTGGCTGAGCAGAAAGCGGATCAACAGCTGCGATGCGCCGAGCATCGCCAGCATCAGGATTAACACCGCCGTGGCGTAATGGCTGAAGCGTTCGGCGAAAACCTGTTGAAGACTTGGCCCGTAGGCGACAACCGCTATTTGCTGGCCGTCCAAGCGGGTGAATACTTCGGCACCCATCAACGGGTTGTCACCGACCAGCGGCATGGAATTGAGGTCGACCCAACCCTTCGCATCACTCAGTCCCGGTACCGGTTGTTTATTCAACGCTGGCATCTGGCCGCGACTGAATGTCAGCAGATTATCTTGCCGGGGCAGCGGCTGCCCGGCAGGCCAGGCGCTGAGCAATCGGGCCTGCTCCTGTGCCGAAGCCTTTGCTGCCTGACTGCGGGCCTGCTGTTCGAGATGCACGGCAAACAGCACCAGCAGCAGTGTGGTGACGAAGGCGACGGCGTTGACTGCCCAGAATTTGTACTTCAACGAGATGTTGCTAAGCCAGGCACCCATGGAGGTTTTCTCTGATAGCGGAAACAGTATTGGCAAGGTGCCATTATTGTGCCGCTACTCAGCGATACGAAATTTGATGCAGGTCAGTGCGCTTGCTCACGATGGCAGTCTGTCAGTCACATCCGTATTGAGTGTGAGGACGCTATCGCGGGCAAGTTCGCTCCTACTGGGGGGAGGTGATTACTGGGAGATTGATGGCAAACCGAAGAATTCGCGTGCACAGAGGGTGGTATGCGCCGCGAGATCCTCATTGGTTTCCCCGCGATGCAGTGCGACCTCTCGCAACACCTCGGTCAGATATGCCGGCTCATTGCGCCCGTTTTTCGGTTTGGGGCGCAGGCTGCGCGGAAGCAGATAGGGGGCGTCGCTCTCCAGCATCAGACGTCCGCGCTTGATTTCCTTGACCAAGGGATGCAGGTGCGTGCCCCGGCGCTCGTCGCAGATCCAACCGGTGATGCCGATGTGCAAGTCCAGATCGAGGTAGCTGAACAATGCTTTCTGTTCACCGGTGAAACAGTGCACCACGGCGGCGGGCAATTGATCGCGGTAGTCGCGCAGGATTTCCAGTAGGCGCTGACTGGCATCACGCTCGTGCAGGAATACGGGCAACTGCAATTCGACGGCCATCGCCAGATGTTCTTCGAGGACTTTTTCCTGCTGGGGGCGTGGTGAGAAGTCTCGATTGAAATCCAGACCGCATTCGCCCACGGCGACCACAGTGGGCTCCTTTAACAGACTGCGCAGGCGCCGGGCGCTGTCGGCAGTCCAGTCGCTGGCCGAGTGGGGGTGGATACCCGCCGTGGCGAACAGGCGCAGGGCGCTTTCATCCAGTTGTTGGCAAAGCTCCAAAGCCTGCTCACTGCCCTCGACACTCGTGCCGGTGAGCACCAGTTGGCATACCCCTGCGGCGTAGGCGCGGTCGAGAACAGCCTGGTGTTTGTCGGCAAAGCTGGGGTTGGTCAGGTTGACGCCGATATCGATGAGTTGCATGGTGCTACCTCGGACCAAAGGCCGAAAAGCATATCAGAGCCTTGGATTTATAAGAAAAGCCAAGAACTACAATGGGTTAACGCTGTCTCTTGATTCGCGATCTTGATTCGCGATCTTGAGCGGCAGGACACACGCGTTGGTGCGACTACTGTCAATGTGCCATTATTCTGCGCTTTTCCGGTGCTTCTGTGTTCTGTTTTTGTCGCCGTGCTTGATGCCATTTGACATGAACATGGCCTGGTTTTCTTTGCGGAGAGTGGATGATTCGTCCCTCGGTTTTGCTTCTGCTGTGCTGTTCGCTGCTGCTGCCGATGGCGGCGGTTGCGCGGCTGCCTGGACCACAGCAAGCCGTACCGGCGGCA
Proteins encoded:
- a CDS encoding response regulator, with amino-acid sequence MSQTATILVIDDEPQIRKFLRISLASQGYKVLEAGTGSEGLAQAALNKPDLLVLDLGLPDMDGQQVLSELREWSKVPVLVLSVRASEGQKVEALDGGANDYVTKPFGIQEFLARIRALLRQATVGEAQQAALTFGPLTVDLAYRRVLLDGVEVALTRKEYAVLAQLARHPGRVITQQQLLKDIWGPTHTEDTHYLRIVVGHLRQKLADDPTRPRFIVTEAGVGYRLLSEVSL
- a CDS encoding patatin-like phospholipase family protein, with amino-acid sequence MKKRVALVLGSGGARGYAHIGVIEEIERRGYDIACIAGCSMGAVVGGIYAAGKLNDYRDWIESLDYLDVLRLVDVSFRLGAIRGEKVFGQIRKIVGDINIEDLRIPYTAVAADLTNQQEIWFQEGCLHQAMRASAAIPSLFTPVMQGNRMLVDGGILNPLPIVPVVSSHCDLIIAVNLNSTNQRHYQLPVIQRPAAFKTRFDSLINSLGSKLPFRRKQAEQLLILEQEALRAEGAKLNPWIESAEPEAQQPAAAPESSGAPRSATGSFIIDNVGPASLLDLINQSFEVMQTSLAQYKIAGYPPDILINVPKRVCRFFEFYKAPELIALGREIARDTLDRYENEQKRDG
- a CDS encoding CHAD domain-containing protein, with protein sequence MIDRLVAQVLGLEVRLLACQARLDARTDPEALHDLRTTMRRLRSLLRPLRGLPGVEQLEEAASRVGDLTTPLRDREVMAAYLLEHGQPEAGRRRMAQMAEAYPAVASSIELSQLLIVLDAFPRFLRASQRQGLLKGLRQHIEKRLAKQWKKLDKALHDPAHDRHRLRLLIKRSRYGIDAYPELNRLPKKAMPRLKEAQGALGDWHDCVQWLALAEHEADLQPCVAVWKATMAKAESRADKVLDKLSADCFKS
- a CDS encoding acyl-CoA thioesterase gives rise to the protein MRFSELLDAVRRQPQELSIPASWAQGRASFGGLVAALQFEAMRAKVPTDRAVRSLAITFVGPVEPEVPVSFEVDVLREGKAVSQVLGRVMQRGQVVTLIQGSFGASRPSEVAVNAERAPEMKHWDECQELPFVEGVIPEFMRHLAMRWSIGGLPFSGSTSRQMGGWVRLRGDEAEEAVSEAHILALVDAWPPAVLPFLKKPAMGSTLTWTIEFVQPLLELSALAWCKYLVETEYAADGYGHAAAKLWSADGRLIAMSRQTVTVFA
- a CDS encoding Mpo1-like protein, with protein sequence MGKRHPNLPAWQWRAYPNNHQHPTNLVLHLIAVPLFIVAFVLIVSGVFGLNLANVAIGVIGVIAALGLQRHGHSLETQASEPFSDRKDAMSRLMVEQFLTFPRFFLSGGWWRAWRERHRRP
- a CDS encoding methyl-accepting chemotaxis protein, which encodes MGAWLSNISLKYKFWAVNAVAFVTTLLLVLFAVHLEQQARSQAAKASAQEQARLLSAWPAGQPLPRQDNLLTFSRGQMPALNKQPVPGLSDAKGWVDLNSMPLVGDNPLMGAEVFTRLDGQQIAVVAYGPSLQQVFAERFSHYATAVLILMLAMLGASQLLIRFLLSQLNTLKDVMLHVEKTGDLSARVPLACNDEVGQMANAFNAMQAGYQRVVNTVATTARQLDEGAARLASSMNDVRQGMLGQQSETDQAATAINEMTATVYHIAQHAGATRDLSQSADSLAGSGQKVVTRVQKSIAGLSTGVQQTAEMIQRLAEDSQKINSVVNVIHSIAEQTNLLALNAAIEAARAGEMGRGFAVVADEVRNLAKRVQASTDEITLMVSALQAGTRDAVDFMQESSFKADECVQQAQEAGAALADITGAVAQMRESNTQIAVAAEQQSQVAEEMNRSVVSIRDVTEHTVQQTVCSATTSNELAALAGELSKAIGQLKL
- a CDS encoding TatD family hydrolase codes for the protein MQLIDIGVNLTNPSFADKHQAVLDRAYAAGVCQLVLTGTSVEGSEQALELCQQLDESALRLFATAGIHPHSASDWTADSARRLRSLLKEPTVVAVGECGLDFNRDFSPRPQQEKVLEEHLAMAVELQLPVFLHERDASQRLLEILRDYRDQLPAAVVHCFTGEQKALFSYLDLDLHIGITGWICDERRGTHLHPLVKEIKRGRLMLESDAPYLLPRSLRPKPKNGRNEPAYLTEVLREVALHRGETNEDLAAHTTLCAREFFGLPSISQ